Genomic DNA from Mycolicibacterium helvum:
CGCGGGCCGGTTATTGCCCAACCACTCCGATGCGACGTCCAGGCCGGGCAGTTCGCGCACCTGAAACGCGGATAGGAAGGACAGCCAGCGGTCCACCTGACGTTCGTGGAAGTTGTCGGGCCTACCGAACCCCTCGAGCCCCTGGGCCTTCCAATCGAGTCGGCCGAGTTTGGCTGCGCCTTCGACGAGCTGGAACGCGAGGTCCCGGCGAGCGCCGAGATCGGTGTCGAATGGCGTCTCCCAGCCGCCGTCCATTGGGCTCCAACCGTCGACCTCCTTCATCAGGTAGAAGGGTTTACCCAGCACCGCACCGCTCTCGTCGGCGGCGATCAGCTCGGCATGCGGCACGTCGGTGCCCGCCAGGGCGCGTTCCAGCCGAATCTCGCGGAGCAGCTCGCCCAGCCGCCGGTCGTCGGCGCGGGGGCCGGGCATCCGCAGCACCATGTCCTGACCGCCGCGGGTGATCCGATAGAGCATGTTCTGCGAGCCGCCCTTGAGAACCTCGGCGGCGGGCTCCTCGCCGGCACCGGGGGTCTCTTGGGTGTCGAGCCACCGGCCGAGTGTCGCGGTGTCCAGGTCGACGGGGTTTTCCGTTCTTGTCATGGAAATCCTCACTCTCGTCGTGGAGAATAGCATTCTCGTGACGTCGAGCCGCTAGCGTTGGCGAGCGCAGTGAGCGAAAGGGGCGACGATGACCGGTCCGCTGGATGGCATCAGAGTTGTCGAGCTTGGGGTGTGGGTCGCCGGACCGGCCGCCGGGGGAATCCTGGCGGACTGGGGCGCCGACGTCGTGAAGATCGAACCGCCTACCGGTGACCCGGCCCGGCAGTTCGGCCGGATGCTCGGTCTCGACGACGGCAGCAACCCGCCGTTCGAGATGGACAACCGGTCCAAGCGCAGCATCGTGGTTGACCTGACCACCGACGGCGGCCTGGCAACAGCGCGCCAATTACTCGAGGGTGCGGACGTTTTCGTCACCAACGTGCGCCCCGATGCGCTGGCTCGGCTCGACCTGGATTATCCGAAGGTGGCCGCGCTCAACCCCGGCCTGGTGTACGGCCTGATCACCGGATACGGCGAGACGGGTCCGGAAGTCAACCGCCCGGCCTACGACGTCGCGGCGTTCTGGGCCCGGTCCGGGGTGGCCGACCTGCTCACCCGTCCAGGCGACAGCCCGCCCTTCCAACGCGGCGGTATGGGTGACCATATGACCGGCATGACACTGGCTGCCGCCATCAACGCCGCGCTCGTTGCGCGCGGCCGCACTGGCGAGGGGCAGCTGGTCACCACCTCGCTGTACCGTCAGGGCACTTACACCGTGAGCTTCGACCTCAACACGTTCTTGCTGAGCGGGCGGCCCATTGCGATCGGCCAGCGCGAGACCATGTTCAACCCGTGCATGAACAACTATCTGGCGGCCGACGGGCGCCGGTTCTGGATTGTCGGGTTGGAGGCCGACCGGCACTGGCCATCGCTGTGCCGGGCGGTGGGCCATCCGGAATGGTTGAGTGACAACCGATTTGCCACCGCCCGCGACCGGGCGATCAACTCCCGTGAGCTCATCGCGGCACTCGACGAGATCTTCGCGACCAAGCCGCTGGCGCAGTGGGCGCAAGCATTCGACGATGAACCCGAGCTGTTCTGGTCTCCGGTGAACTCGATGGAAGACGTCCTCGGTGACGAGCAGTTCCACGCTGCAGGCGGTCTGGTCGACGTTCCCGACGATGGCGGGTCGCTGCCGATGATCGCCACACCGGCCGATTTCCATGGCACGCCATGGGCGCCGCGGTCGGCCGCCCCGAAGCTCGGTGAGCACACCGAGGAGATCCTGGCCGAGCTAGGCGGCCGCTAACCCCCGCAGCACGGCGTGCACGAACCCCAACTTGTCGGCCACCGGCTGGCTGATCTCGAACGGGTACAGCGGGCCCTTGCCCATCGCGGTGTTGACTCGGTTGAAGAACAGTGAGATCCACTTCCAGTCGTCGAGCAGCCGCTGGATCGGCGCCTCGGCGTAGGACTCCAGCGGGACGACATCGCGCGGCGCGGCGAAGCGCACCCGGTCGGCATGTAACACCATGCCCGCTTCCCGGCTGGTGTCGATGGTGTCGGTGATGTGCAGGTAGTGCGCGAAGCACTCGGCGAAGTCCTCCCACGGATGCATGGTGGCGTACTCCGAGATGAATGATGACCGCCAGTCGGCCGGTGCGCCGAATTCGTAATGCCGGGTCAGGGCGTCGGCGTAGCTGGCTCGCTCGTCGCCGAACAGTTCGCGACAGCGCGCCAGGTAACGCTGCGCGCCCACGCCAGTCTCGACGAGGACGTTCTGGTAGTAGTGGCCGGCTTCGTGACGGAAGTGGCCCAGCATGGTGCGGTATGGCTCGCCCAGCTGTACCCGCAGTGATTCCCGGTATGCGTCAAGGGATTCCACCAGATCGATGGTGATCACCCCACCCGCGTGCCCGATCATGATTCGCTCGCTGGTGCTGTAACTGGACAACAGGTCGAAGGCCAGGCCACCGTCGCGCTGCCAGTACGGCTCGACCGGTAGGCCGAGTTCGTCGAGCTGGTAGACCAGCCGGCGCAACGCCTGGGTGGCCGGCAGCAGCTTCTCGCGGGCGATCGTGTCGTCGGGGTCGGGTTCGCGCCGGATCAGCGCATGGGCCAGGCACCGGCCCCGGGCCGTGACTCCCGCCGACTCCGATGCCAGCCAGTTGCAGGCCAGCGGTGTGGACTGGGTGCAGCGCGTCCACCTGACGCCGTCGACCATCGCCGCCCCATCGCTCAGCGCCACCATCGACCTGCTCGGCAGATGCAGGCCCACCGGGGTGCCGCACGACTGACACGCGCTGCCCTCGAAGGGAACGAAGTCGCGGCACACCGGACAGACGAAGGCGCGCATGGGCCTTATCGTTGCACGGGCGTCAGCACCGAAAGGACTATCTCACTCATGCAGTTGCTGCTTGTCAGGCATGCGTTGCCGCACCGGACCGAGGCCGGCGAAGGAGCCGATCCCGAACTGTCCGGGCAAGGCTGGCAGCAGGCTGCGCGCCTGCCAGAAGCGCTGGCCCGATTCCCGATCACCCGGCTGGTCAGCAGCCCGCAACGGCGCGCGATCCAGACCGCTGAACCCGTGGCGCAGGCCCGCGAGCTGACCCTCGACGTCGACGACCGGCTCGCCGAGTACGACCGCGGCATGTCCCACTACGTGCCGATCGAACAGGTGCGCACCGAACGGCCCGAAGAGTGGGCCCGGATGGCGGAGGGCAAGCTACCCAGCAGCGTCGACGAGCACGAGTTCCGCGGCCGGGTAGGCGCGGCGCTATCGGACATCGTCGCCGCCGCCGGACACGAGGACACGGTGGCCGTGTTCAGCCACGGCGGGGTGATCAACGTGATTCTGCACGAGCTGCTGGGCACCCAACGACTGCTGTCATTCCCGATCGACTACGTGTCGATCACCCGCCTGCTCTATGCCCGCAACGGGTTCGGCACCGTGGCGGCGGTGAACACCACCGAGCACGTCTGGGACCTCCTACCGCGCAATCAACGCTATTAGCTATACATAGCTGGTGACTTCACTAGACGGGCTCGACCTGGCAGCACTGGACCGGCATCTGCGGGCAGTGGGGATCCCGCGCACCGGGGAGCTGCGGGGCAAGTTCATCTCCGGCGGTCGTTCCAACCTGACTTTCCTGGTCTTCGACGACGCCTCCACCTGGGTGCTGCGGCGCCCGCCACTGCACGGGCTCACGCCGTCTGCTCACGACATGGGCCGCGAATATCGCGTGGTGGCTGCGCTGGCCGACAGCCCGGTGCCGGTGGCACCGGCGGTGACGATGCGCGATGACGACTCCGTGCTGGGTGCGCCATTCCAGATGGTCGAGTACGTGGCGGGCAACGTGGTTCGCAGCCGGACCGACCTGGACGCCCTCGGTGGTCCCGACGTGGTCAGCGCGTCGGTCGACAGTCTGATCCGGGTTCTCGTCGATCTGCACGAGGTCGACCCCGCTGCCGTGGGCTTAAGTGACTTCGGCAAGCCGAGCGGCTATCTGGAACGGCAAGTGCGGCGATGGGGTTCGCAGTGGCAGCATGTCCGGCTGCCCGACGACCCGCGCAACGGCGATGTCGAGCGGCTGCACGCCAAGCTGGCCGACGCGGTTCCCGAGCAGAGCCGCACCTCGATCGTGCACGGCGACTACCGCATCGACAACACTATTCTCGACGCCGATGACCCGACTGTTGTTCGCGCCGTGCTGGATTGGGAGATGTCCACCCTCGGTGACCCGCTCTCGGATGCGGCGCTGATGTGCGTGCACCGCGATCCGGCACTGAATCTGATTCTCAACGAGGAGACGGCCTGGACCGCACCGCAGATGCCGTCGGCTGAGGAGCTTGCGCACCGCTATGCGGTGGCGTCCGGACATCCTCTGGCGCACTGGGATTTTCAGATGGCGCTGGGGTATTTCAAGCTGGCGATCATCGCGGCGGGCATCGACTTCCGCCGGCGAATGGCGTCCGAGCGGTCCGACAACGACGACCGCGCCGGGGAGGCGGTTGCCGTCCTGATCAGTCGCGGCCTGGAGACGCTGAGCTAGTTGCTCCTGGCGGCTTTGAGATTCTTCTTCGCCGCGCGGCGAAGTTGGAAGATCCGCGCCGCCCCCGCCAGCACGGTCACCAGGCCGCCGCACACCGCGGCCATGAGGATCGCCACCCCGGCCGGCAGCGACCAGCGCCAGCCCAGGAACGCGAATGACGTCGATTCGGTGTTTTGGGCGATGAAGATCAGCAGAATCGTCAGGATCAAGAATCCGACGATCAGCGAGGACCATAGTGCCGCGGCACGGGTGAATTTGACCTCGTTGACCGACGCCGCCGGGCTGGGTGCGGGCGGCTCCGAGGGCGGCGGCGCCGGGGTAACCGGCAGCGTCGGATCGTAGGGCGGGCCCGGAACTTCACTGCTCATCACACTATCTTTGCCCGTTCTGAGCGATAAGGAAACAACCGGGGTTTAAACCTGGGCGGCTGGTGGTCACTGCCGCTACTGTCGGTGAAACACGTCAGGGGTGAAAGGACGCTCATGAACGCGTCGCGGGGCGGAAAGCGACTGTGGTTGGCAGCAACTCTGTTCATGCTCGTCCTGCCGGTGGCAGCGGCCTGCGGCAGCGCCAATCCGCTTGGCGGCGGATCGGCGTCGGGTGATCTGAAAACCCTCGTCGTCGGCTCCGCGGACTTCCCGGAATCGAAGATCATCGCCGAGATCTACGCCCAGGCATTGGAAGCAAACGGTTTCACGGTCGGACGGCAATTCGGCATCGGCAGCCGCGAGACCTACATTCCGGCGGTGCGCGATCATTCGATCGACCTGGTGCCCGAGTACACCGGAAATCTCTTGCAGTACTTCGATCCCAAGACGACGGTGACCACACCCGACGAGGTGGAGCTGGCGTTGTTCCGGGCGCTGCCGGGGGATCTGTCGATCCTCACTCCGTCACCGGCCAATGACACCGACACCGTTGCGGTTTCCGAATCTACGGCACAGAAGTGGAATCTCAAGACCATTGGTGATTTGGCGGCGCATTCCCCGGAGGTGAAGTTCGGTGCCCCCTCGGAGTTCCTGAACCGCACCGAGGGACTGCCGGGGCTAAAAGCCAAGTATGGCTTGGACATCAAGCCGGACAATTTCGTCGCGATCAGTGATGGAGGCGGCCCGGCCACGGTGCGCGCGCTGGTGGACGGCACCGTCACTGCCGCCGATATTTTCAGTACCTCACCGGCGATCCCGCAGAACAAGCTGGTGGTGCTGGAGGATCCGAAGAACAACTTCCTGGCCGCCAACGTGGTGCCGCTGGTCAGTTCGCAGAAGAAATCCGATGAGCTCAAAAAGGTGCTGGATGCGGTGTCGGCCAAGCTGAGCACGGAGGGCCTCATCGAACTGAACACCGCCGTGTCCGGGAACTCCGGGGTCGACCCCGACGAGGCCGCACGAAAGTGGATCCACGACAACGGTTTCGACAAGCCGATCGGGAAATAGATGATCACCTTCGATACGGTCACCAAGACGTACCCGGATGGCACTGTTGCCGTCGATAGCCTGAGCATGGAGGTTCCGACCGGCACCCTCACGGTCTTCGTGGGCCCGTCGGGCTGCGGGAAGACCACCTCGATGCGGATGATCAACCGGATGATCGAGCCCAGCTCGGGGACGATCACCGTCGACGGCCGCGACATCGCCACGGTGAACCCGAACAATCTGCGGCTCGGGATCGGCTATGTCATCCAGAGTGGTGGGCTCATGCCGCACCAGCGGGTGATCGACAACGTCGCGACGGTGCCGGTGCTCAAGGGCGAGTCACGGCGCACCGCCCGCAAGGCCGCCTACGAGGTTCTGGAGCGGGTGGGCCTGGATCCCAAACTGGGGGACCGCTATCCGGCACAATTGTCCGGCGGTCAGCAGCAACGTGTCGGTGTGGCCAGGGCATTGGCCGCCGACCCGCCGGTCCTGTTGATGGACGAACCGTTCTCGGCGGTCGACCCGGTGGTACGCGACGAGCTGCAGGCCGAAATCCTGCGTCTGCAAGGCGAATTGCAGAAGACCATCGTCTTCGTCACCCACGACATCGACGAGGCGATAAAACTCGGCGACCGGGTCGCGGTGTTCGGGCCCGGCGGCACCCTGCAACAGTACGACGCGCCGGCGCGGTTGCTGTCCAATCCCGCCAACGAATTCGTCTCAGGCTTCATCGGCGCCGACCGTGGCTACCGCGGCCTGCAGTTCCGGCAGGCAACCGGGTTGCCGCTACACGATATTCAGACCGTGAAAGAGGCCGAGATCGACGCGCTTTCGCTGACGCCCGGCGACTGGCGGTTGGTGACCAAGGACGACGGCTGGCCGTACGGGTGGCTCAATGCCGAGGGGGTCGAGCTGCATCGGGGCGGAAGTTCGTTGTATGACAGCACCATCGCGGGCGGTTCGCTGTTCGAACCGGGTGGCACTCTGCGGCTGGCACTGGATGCGGCGCTGTCGTCGCCGTCCGGCCTCGGCGTGGCCGTTGACGACCACGGCCACGTGATCGGCGGGGTAAGAGCCGACGATGTAGTTGAGGCGCTGGACAGGCAGCGGGACCCGGCGGGGCAGGAGCGTAGCGACTCGGGTGGTGGCTGAGCATGAACTATCTGCTGACCCATCTCGACAAGGCCTGGGCGCTGACCGTCATCCACCTTCGGCTCTCGCTGGTTCCGGTGGTGCTGGGTCTGGTGATCGCGGTGCCGCTGGGCGCCTACGTGTGGCGGACCACTGCCCTGCGGCGGCTGACCACCGTGACGGCGAGCATCATCTTCACCATCCCGTCGCTGGCGCTGTTCGTGGTGCTGCCGCTGATCATCCCGACCCGGATCCTCGACGAAACCAACGTCATCGTCGCGCTCACGCTCTACACCACCGCGCTACTGGTGCGGGCGGTGCCCGAGGCGCTCGATGCGGTACCCGCCCAGGTGCGTGACGCTGCCACCGCGGTCGGCTATACCAGGCTGACGCGGATGCTCAAAGTCGATCTGCCACTGTCGATTCCGGTTCTCATCGCGGGTCTGCGCGTGGTCGCGGTGACCAATATCTCGATGGTGTCGGTGGGTTCGGTCATCGGGATTGGCGGGCTGGGAACCTGGTTCACCGAGGGTTATCAGGCCGACAAGAGCGACCAGATCGTCGCCGGCATCATCGCGATCTTCCTGCTGGCGATCGTCATCGACGTGCTGATCCTGTTGGCGGGCCGGCTCATCACGCCGTGGGCCCGGGTCAAGGCGTCGTCATGAACTTCTTGCACCAGGCGCTCGCCTACATCTTCACCGCCGCCAACTGGGAGGGGAGGGCCGGTCTGGGGGTCCGCATCCTCGAGCACCTGCAGTACACCGCGGTGGCCGTCGTCTTCTCCGCGTTGATCGCCATCCCGATCGGGATGGCGATCGGGCATACCGGGCGCGGCACCTTTCTCGTCGTCACCGGGGTCAACGCACTGCGGGCACTGCCCACCCTCGGTGTGCTGCTGCTCGGCGTGCTGCTGTGGGGGTTAGGACTGTTGCCACCGACCGTCGCGCTCATGCTGCTAGGCATCCCGCCGCTGCTGGCAGGAACCTATGCGGGGATCGCCAACGTCGATCCGACGGTGGTCGATGCCGCCCGGTCGATGGGGATGACCGAGACGCGGGTTTTGCTGCGCGTCGAAGTGCCCAATGCGCTGCCGCTGATCCTGGGGGGGTTGCGGACCGCGACGCTGCA
This window encodes:
- a CDS encoding histidine phosphatase family protein produces the protein MQLLLVRHALPHRTEAGEGADPELSGQGWQQAARLPEALARFPITRLVSSPQRRAIQTAEPVAQARELTLDVDDRLAEYDRGMSHYVPIEQVRTERPEEWARMAEGKLPSSVDEHEFRGRVGAALSDIVAAAGHEDTVAVFSHGGVINVILHELLGTQRLLSFPIDYVSITRLLYARNGFGTVAAVNTTEHVWDLLPRNQRY
- a CDS encoding ABC transporter substrate-binding protein gives rise to the protein MLVLPVAAACGSANPLGGGSASGDLKTLVVGSADFPESKIIAEIYAQALEANGFTVGRQFGIGSRETYIPAVRDHSIDLVPEYTGNLLQYFDPKTTVTTPDEVELALFRALPGDLSILTPSPANDTDTVAVSESTAQKWNLKTIGDLAAHSPEVKFGAPSEFLNRTEGLPGLKAKYGLDIKPDNFVAISDGGGPATVRALVDGTVTAADIFSTSPAIPQNKLVVLEDPKNNFLAANVVPLVSSQKKSDELKKVLDAVSAKLSTEGLIELNTAVSGNSGVDPDEAARKWIHDNGFDKPIGK
- a CDS encoding zinc-binding metallopeptidase family protein; this translates as MRAFVCPVCRDFVPFEGSACQSCGTPVGLHLPSRSMVALSDGAAMVDGVRWTRCTQSTPLACNWLASESAGVTARGRCLAHALIRREPDPDDTIAREKLLPATQALRRLVYQLDELGLPVEPYWQRDGGLAFDLLSSYSTSERIMIGHAGGVITIDLVESLDAYRESLRVQLGEPYRTMLGHFRHEAGHYYQNVLVETGVGAQRYLARCRELFGDERASYADALTRHYEFGAPADWRSSFISEYATMHPWEDFAECFAHYLHITDTIDTSREAGMVLHADRVRFAAPRDVVPLESYAEAPIQRLLDDWKWISLFFNRVNTAMGKGPLYPFEISQPVADKLGFVHAVLRGLAAA
- a CDS encoding ABC transporter ATP-binding protein; amino-acid sequence: MITFDTVTKTYPDGTVAVDSLSMEVPTGTLTVFVGPSGCGKTTSMRMINRMIEPSSGTITVDGRDIATVNPNNLRLGIGYVIQSGGLMPHQRVIDNVATVPVLKGESRRTARKAAYEVLERVGLDPKLGDRYPAQLSGGQQQRVGVARALAADPPVLLMDEPFSAVDPVVRDELQAEILRLQGELQKTIVFVTHDIDEAIKLGDRVAVFGPGGTLQQYDAPARLLSNPANEFVSGFIGADRGYRGLQFRQATGLPLHDIQTVKEAEIDALSLTPGDWRLVTKDDGWPYGWLNAEGVELHRGGSSLYDSTIAGGSLFEPGGTLRLALDAALSSPSGLGVAVDDHGHVIGGVRADDVVEALDRQRDPAGQERSDSGGG
- a CDS encoding ABC transporter permease is translated as MNYLLTHLDKAWALTVIHLRLSLVPVVLGLVIAVPLGAYVWRTTALRRLTTVTASIIFTIPSLALFVVLPLIIPTRILDETNVIVALTLYTTALLVRAVPEALDAVPAQVRDAATAVGYTRLTRMLKVDLPLSIPVLIAGLRVVAVTNISMVSVGSVIGIGGLGTWFTEGYQADKSDQIVAGIIAIFLLAIVIDVLILLAGRLITPWARVKASS
- a CDS encoding CaiB/BaiF CoA transferase family protein — translated: MTGPLDGIRVVELGVWVAGPAAGGILADWGADVVKIEPPTGDPARQFGRMLGLDDGSNPPFEMDNRSKRSIVVDLTTDGGLATARQLLEGADVFVTNVRPDALARLDLDYPKVAALNPGLVYGLITGYGETGPEVNRPAYDVAAFWARSGVADLLTRPGDSPPFQRGGMGDHMTGMTLAAAINAALVARGRTGEGQLVTTSLYRQGTYTVSFDLNTFLLSGRPIAIGQRETMFNPCMNNYLAADGRRFWIVGLEADRHWPSLCRAVGHPEWLSDNRFATARDRAINSRELIAALDEIFATKPLAQWAQAFDDEPELFWSPVNSMEDVLGDEQFHAAGGLVDVPDDGGSLPMIATPADFHGTPWAPRSAAPKLGEHTEEILAELGGR
- a CDS encoding ABC transporter permease; protein product: MNFLHQALAYIFTAANWEGRAGLGVRILEHLQYTAVAVVFSALIAIPIGMAIGHTGRGTFLVVTGVNALRALPTLGVLLLGVLLWGLGLLPPTVALMLLGIPPLLAGTYAGIANVDPTVVDAARSMGMTETRVLLRVEVPNALPLILGGLRTATLQVVATATVAAYASLGGLGRYLIDGIKVRQFYLALVGALLVTVLALVLDGLLALAVWSSVPGTGRFRRMPQPLLDDEVSFDAQAPASRKGRSSQPGYERGGPSHTVDG
- a CDS encoding phosphotransferase family protein — translated: MTSLDGLDLAALDRHLRAVGIPRTGELRGKFISGGRSNLTFLVFDDASTWVLRRPPLHGLTPSAHDMGREYRVVAALADSPVPVAPAVTMRDDDSVLGAPFQMVEYVAGNVVRSRTDLDALGGPDVVSASVDSLIRVLVDLHEVDPAAVGLSDFGKPSGYLERQVRRWGSQWQHVRLPDDPRNGDVERLHAKLADAVPEQSRTSIVHGDYRIDNTILDADDPTVVRAVLDWEMSTLGDPLSDAALMCVHRDPALNLILNEETAWTAPQMPSAEELAHRYAVASGHPLAHWDFQMALGYFKLAIIAAGIDFRRRMASERSDNDDRAGEAVAVLISRGLETLS
- a CDS encoding LapA family protein; translated protein: MSSEVPGPPYDPTLPVTPAPPPSEPPAPSPAASVNEVKFTRAAALWSSLIVGFLILTILLIFIAQNTESTSFAFLGWRWSLPAGVAILMAAVCGGLVTVLAGAARIFQLRRAAKKNLKAARSN
- a CDS encoding phosphotransferase family protein, whose protein sequence is MTRTENPVDLDTATLGRWLDTQETPGAGEEPAAEVLKGGSQNMLYRITRGGQDMVLRMPGPRADDRRLGELLREIRLERALAGTDVPHAELIAADESGAVLGKPFYLMKEVDGWSPMDGGWETPFDTDLGARRDLAFQLVEGAAKLGRLDWKAQGLEGFGRPDNFHERQVDRWLSFLSAFQVRELPGLDVASEWLGNNRPAHFTPGIMHGDYQFANVMYAHGAPGRLAAIVDWEMTTIGDPLLDVAWALLGYDGEQPKDGGFYLPMAGMPTRSELLAHYEAISGLSTENIHYYLVLANWKLGIVLEKTYAAAVTSGKGDPTMTEAFGAMVPGLIATAAELVQSGEAA